From one Anopheles bellator chromosome 1, idAnoBellAS_SP24_06.2, whole genome shotgun sequence genomic stretch:
- the LOC131215456 gene encoding dynein axonemal intermediate chain 4 produces MLFTQHQCNNSKSVKFFSTSLRAGAARNSSFVRNILRGLEDRNKQQIVLNGVDRTPNNLAPPLLGEAFVWSRFKECYELFPEDKTPTMNTGAVPTNDKAEGFDNHQPNYKGITDRHSPLLETYTGTYHAKIRLTETDDIVLYESPSHVVSADAEEAALVLEQNRLFETRPKACRAADAEAQTIDLPCKSRSVNTECIHRQNVASFVSNYDMYDTYNDLERHTKEINVAESTAKMEITTYLREGMEDIDDRLNRNPNFHLSAMILQRLLAGNVYRQQQMRFRDMYPPDPCREDVQYLYRLETLWRYRTVETLGKAVASASWCPANGDIVAIAYGIYGHTASDDRCTSFVYVWNIKNPVNPERRYRFDCPVTCVAFSTRTPQLLAVGLYDGRVQIRDITHDIQSPLAVAERDKLAIYQPIWDLKWVEFDNEGKDEVIAVSQNGWVMKYSLTMGEHLLPYPLLRLDRVQGVVEGPVMGTPSADQQTPSCPIESDPHPQALCVTIHPLQKDKYYVGTDEGAVHWCSINDPFQHLGVWQMHSRSIFCIEYSPWSPKIFLTCSGDWSIRVWIEELAEPVVTLTTGFVPIQAAYWSPTNSTVIASVTRDAVQLWDLKRRSSKPASETALGSLATPLTIIRFTNCGRSVLVGDAEGNGHVCALEDMPFPPHFQYRELQAAIYAKLVTKPELLTRVRRMGDLGY; encoded by the exons ATGCTCTTCACGCAGCACCAATGCAATAATTCGAAGTCGGTGAAGTTTTTCTCCACTTCTCTTCGAGCTGGGGCAGCCAGGAATAGTTCGTTCGTACGTAACATATTGCGTGGCCTGGAGGACCGCAATAAACAGCAA ATTGTACTCAATGGGGTCGACCGTACACCAAACAACCTGGCGCCACCCTTGTTGGGTGAAGCATTCGTTTGGAGTCGATTCAAAGAGTGCTACGAATTGTTTCCAGAAGACAAGACCCCAACAATGAACACTGGAGCGGTACCG ACCAATGACAAGGCGGAAGGATTCGATAACCACCAGCCAAACTACAAAGGTATCACCGATCGGCACAGTCCCTTGCTGGAGACATACACAGGAACGTATCATGCAAAGATCAGATTAACGGAAACCGACGATATTGTGTTGTATGAGAGTCCGAGTCACGTCGTATCGGCGGACGCTGAGGAGGCCGCACTCGTTCTAGAGCAGAATCGTCTTTTCGAAACGCGCCCCAAAGCTTGCCGGGCGGCAGATGCAGAAGCACAAACAATCGACCTTCCGTGTAAGTCACGGTCTGTCAATACCGAGTGCATTCATCGTCAAAATGTGGCATCATTCGTGTCAAACTACGACATGTACGACACGTATAACGATCTTGAGCGGCACACGAAGGAAATCAATGTGGCCGAATCGACAGCAAAAATGGAGATCACGACGTACTTGCGCGAAGGCATGGAGGATATCGACGACCGGCTGAATCGCAATCCGAATTTTCATCTCTCGGCGATGATACTGCAACGATTGTTGGCTGGCAATGTATATCGACAGCAACAGATGCGCTTCCGCGACATGTACCCACCGGACCCGTGCCGCGAAGACGTGCAGTATTTGTATCGCTTGGAGACACTGTGGCGCTACCGAACTGTTGAAACACTAGGAAAAGCTGTCGCTAGTGCCTCTTGGTGTCCAGCGAACGGAGACATCGTTGCGATTGCGTACGGCATCTACGGCCATACAGCCAGTGACGACCGTTGTACAAgtttcgtgtatgtgtggaatATCAAGAACCCGGTCAATCCGGAGCGACGTTATCGGTTCGACTGTCCGGTCACCTGCGTCGCTTTCTCCACGCGTACACCCCAGCTGCTGGCTGTGGGACTGTACGATGGCAGAGTACAGATTCGTGACATCACCCACGACATCCAGAGTCCGCTAGCCGTGGCAGAACGAGACAAGTTGGCTATCTATCAGCCGATCTGGGACTTGAAGTGGGTTGAGTTTGACAATGAGGGAAAGGACGAAGTGATCGCTGTCTCACAGAATGGCTGGGTCATGAAGTACTCGCTTACGATGGGAGAGCATCTGTTGCCCTATCCGTTGCTTCGTTTGGACAGAGTACAAGGAGTCGTTGAAGGTCCAGTGATGGGTACCCCTTCCGCTGACCAGCAAACACCGTCCTGTCCGATCGAATCTGATCCACACCCGCAAGCACTATGCGTCACTATACACCCGCTGCAAAAGGACAAATACTACGTCGGCACGGACGAAGGAGCTGTGCATTGGTGTAGCATCAACGATCCATTTCAACACCTCGGCGTCTGGCAAATGCACAGCCGCAGCATCTTTTGCATCGAGTACTCACCATGGAGTCCCAAAATCTTTCTCACCTGCAGTGGCGATTGGAGCATCCGTGTCTGGATTGAGGAGCTTGCCGAACCTGTCGTCACACTGACAACGGGCTTCGTGCCAATTCAGGCGGCCTACTGGTCACCCACGAACAGCACCGTAATAGCCAGTGTTACCAGGGACGCTGTTCAGCTGTGGGATTTGAAACGACGAAGCTCTAAGCCCGCCTCCGAAACGGCACTTGGTAGTCTCGCGACGCCGCTCACCATCATTCGGTTCACGAACTGTGGTCGAAGCGTGTTGGTGGGCGACGCCGAGGGGAACGGTCATGTCTGCGCGCTAGAAGATATGCCATTTCCACCACACTTTCAGTATCGCGAGCTGCAGGCAGCCATTTATGCTAAACTTGTCACCAAGCCGGAACTCTTAACACGCGTTCGTCGAATGGGCGATTTAGGCTACTGA
- the LOC131205449 gene encoding ras-related protein Rab-34 translates to MPIFRKNINRPKPASYELLKNNVDYGTRSIEQFPRPYSCQLTPHRELDFSERTKRAAQAVVPFLLGPCKAIFIGDVASGKTSLVNRFCHETFHDHYADSIGLDFEVERFQILKQSYSLQIWDTKGHEQFQCIAQSYYRNTNIIVVVFDMTRPESLINGKRWLKEALRLKSGPVLKFLVGTKKDLLNNQSLCDVELEAIKMAYEINAEYWPVSARTGENVTDFFRRLTALAFDHSVQRAMDTNDTLLQTTGNSLLNLYFLRKEKKKQKKFLKCFNCTIN, encoded by the exons ATGCCAATTTTtcgcaaaaacataaacaggcCCAAGCCGGCCAGCTACGAATTGCTGAAAAATAACGTGGACTACGGTACGCGCAGTATTGAGCAGTTTCCCCGACCTTATAGCTGCCAGCTAACACCGCACCGTGAGTTGGATTTCAgtgagcgaacgaaacgggcaGCCCAGGCTGTCGTTCCATTCCTGTTGGGGCCGTGTAAGGCCATCTTCATCGGCGATGTGGCTAGCGGCAAAACATCGCTAGTGAATCGATTTTGTCACGAAACATTCCATGATCACTACGCCGACTCTATCGGACTAGACTTTGAGGTGGAACGGTTTCAGATTCTCAAACAATCCTACTCCTTACAGAT TTGGGACACTAAAGGCCACGAGCAGTTTCAGTGTATCGCCCAGTCGTACTATCGCAATACAAACATCATCGTTGTAGTGTTCGACATGACCCGCCCGGAATCACTGATCAACGGGAAACGATGGTTGAAGGAGGCACTACGATTAAAATCTGGCCCAGTATTGAAATTTCTCGTCGGTACCAAGAAAGATCTTCTC AACAACCAATCGCTCTGTGATGTTGAACTGGAAGCGATCAAAATGGCGTACGAAATCAACGCCGAATACTGGCCAGTGTCCGCGAGAACCGGGGAGAATGTTACGGATTTTTTCCGCCGACTGACAGCGCTTGCTTTCGACCATAGCGTCCAGCGTGCGATGGACACCAACGACACGTTGTTGCAAACAACCGGAAATAGTTTATTAA ATCTTTACTTCCTGAggaaggaaaagaagaagcagaagaagttTCTGAAATGCTTCAATTgcacaataaattaa